A part of Pseudomonas sp. HR96 genomic DNA contains:
- the dctA gene encoding C4-dicarboxylate transporter DctA, which translates to MNTATRWYKLLYVQVLIGIVIGGLIGYIVPDLGAKLQPLADGFIKLIKMLLAPIIFGTVVVGIAKMGSIKEVGRIGGKALIYFEVVSSLALLIGLLVVNVMKPGVGMNIDIASLNGDAIKGYAQAAHDQGGAINFFMNIIPTTFVDAFAKGAMLQVIFISVLLGVALVQIGEPAKPLVNIIDLLLQGLFKIVAMVMRLAPIGAGAGMAFTIGKYGIGTLLSLGHLMLALYLTTLTFIVVVLGSIARWSGIPLLSFLRYFKDEILVTLGTCSTEAVLPRMMVKLEKLGCRKSVVGMVLPTGYTFNSDGTCIYLTMAAIFVAQATNTPLSFSDQLVVLGVLLLTSKGSAGVAGAGFVTLAATLSVMPEIPLVGMVLLLGVDRFLNEARAVTNLIGNGIGTIAIAKWDGALDLGMAEREIAAMKRAPGEVPAPTVKAS; encoded by the coding sequence ATGAACACAGCCACGCGCTGGTACAAACTTCTATACGTGCAAGTCTTGATCGGCATCGTCATCGGCGGCCTGATCGGCTACATCGTTCCCGACCTCGGGGCCAAACTGCAGCCGCTCGCCGATGGCTTCATCAAACTGATTAAGATGCTCCTGGCGCCGATCATCTTCGGCACCGTGGTGGTGGGCATTGCCAAGATGGGCAGCATCAAGGAGGTCGGACGCATTGGCGGCAAAGCGCTGATCTATTTCGAGGTGGTCTCGTCGCTGGCACTGCTCATCGGCCTGCTGGTGGTCAACGTAATGAAGCCGGGCGTGGGCATGAACATCGACATCGCCTCGCTCAACGGCGACGCCATCAAGGGCTATGCGCAAGCCGCCCATGACCAGGGCGGCGCAATCAACTTCTTCATGAACATCATCCCCACCACCTTCGTCGACGCCTTCGCCAAGGGCGCCATGCTCCAGGTGATCTTCATTTCGGTGCTGCTCGGGGTGGCCCTGGTGCAGATCGGCGAACCGGCCAAGCCGCTGGTGAACATCATCGACCTGCTGCTGCAGGGCCTGTTCAAGATCGTTGCCATGGTCATGCGCCTGGCGCCCATAGGCGCGGGTGCGGGCATGGCTTTCACCATCGGCAAATACGGCATCGGCACCTTGCTCTCGCTGGGCCACCTGATGCTGGCGCTGTACCTGACCACGTTGACTTTCATCGTCGTGGTGCTGGGCTCCATCGCGCGCTGGTCGGGGATCCCATTGCTGAGCTTCCTGCGCTATTTCAAGGACGAGATTCTCGTGACCCTCGGCACTTGCTCCACCGAGGCGGTGCTGCCACGCATGATGGTCAAGCTGGAGAAACTCGGCTGCCGCAAATCGGTAGTGGGCATGGTGCTGCCGACCGGCTACACCTTCAATTCCGATGGCACCTGTATCTACCTGACCATGGCGGCGATCTTCGTGGCCCAGGCGACGAATACGCCGTTGAGCTTCAGCGATCAGCTGGTGGTGCTTGGCGTTTTGCTGCTGACTTCCAAGGGCTCGGCCGGAGTCGCCGGCGCCGGCTTCGTCACCCTGGCGGCAACGCTCTCAGTGATGCCCGAGATTCCCCTGGTGGGCATGGTGCTACTGCTCGGCGTCGACCGCTTTCTCAACGAGGCGCGGGCGGTGACCAACCTGATCGGCAACGGCATCGGCACGATCGCCATCGCCAAGTGGGATGGCGCGCTGGACTTGGGCATGGCCGAGCGGGAGATCGCGGCGATGAAGCGGGCGCCGGGCGAAGTGCCGGCACCCACGGTCAAGGCCAGTTGA
- a CDS encoding AI-2E family transporter, which yields MNKETAQNHSLRVLLVIVSLAFVWIMLPFYGAVFWAVILGILFAPLQKRLHLKFQRRRNLSSLVTLLACLVIAILPVIVVSALLVQEGAALYKNIESGQLDIAGYINHARHMLPTGLQHLLERMGVADLDGLRDKISKGAMQGSQYVATQAFSFGQGTFDFIVSFGIMLYLLFFFLRDGHDLVRRIRAALPLADEQQRRLQLKFNRVVRATVKGNMLVAVTQGALGGCIFWYLDIPSALLWAVLMAFMSLLPAVGAGIVWGPVAAYFVLGGDTVDGIILALFGVFVIGLVDNVLRPILVGKDTRMPDYLVLVSTMGGLAVFGLNGFVIGPLIAALFMSSWSIYTETKQQVRLPRDLD from the coding sequence ATGAACAAAGAAACTGCACAGAACCACTCCCTGCGCGTCCTGCTGGTGATCGTCTCGCTGGCCTTCGTATGGATCATGCTGCCGTTCTACGGCGCGGTGTTCTGGGCGGTGATCCTCGGCATCCTCTTCGCGCCCCTGCAGAAGCGCCTGCACCTCAAGTTCCAGCGCCGGCGCAACCTCAGCTCGCTGGTGACCCTGCTGGCCTGCCTGGTGATTGCCATCCTGCCGGTGATCGTGGTCAGCGCGTTGCTGGTGCAGGAGGGCGCCGCGCTCTACAAGAACATCGAGAGCGGCCAGCTGGACATCGCCGGCTACATCAACCACGCCAGGCACATGCTGCCCACCGGCCTGCAGCACCTGCTCGAACGCATGGGCGTGGCCGACCTCGACGGCCTGCGCGACAAGATCAGCAAGGGCGCCATGCAAGGCAGCCAGTATGTCGCCACTCAGGCGTTCAGCTTTGGCCAGGGCACCTTCGACTTCATCGTCAGCTTCGGCATCATGCTCTACCTGCTGTTCTTCTTCCTGCGCGACGGCCACGACCTGGTCCGGCGCATCCGCGCGGCCTTGCCACTGGCCGACGAACAGCAGCGGCGCCTGCAGCTCAAGTTCAACCGCGTGGTGCGTGCCACGGTCAAGGGCAACATGCTGGTGGCAGTCACCCAGGGTGCATTGGGCGGCTGCATCTTCTGGTACCTGGACATCCCCAGTGCGTTGCTCTGGGCCGTGCTGATGGCGTTCATGTCGCTGTTGCCGGCGGTTGGCGCGGGGATCGTCTGGGGGCCGGTGGCCGCGTATTTCGTGCTCGGCGGCGACACGGTCGACGGCATCATCCTGGCGTTGTTCGGGGTGTTCGTCATCGGCCTGGTGGACAACGTGCTGCGCCCGATCCTGGTGGGCAAGGACACGCGCATGCCCGATTACCTGGTGCTGGTGTCGACCATGGGCGGGCTGGCGGTGTTCGGCCTCAACGGTTTTGTGATCGGCCCGCTGATTGCGGCGTTGTTCATGTCCAGCTGGTCGATCTACACCGAAACCAAGCAGCAGGTGCGCCTGCCCCGCGACCTCGACTGA
- a CDS encoding sensor histidine kinase, whose translation MRSIQGRLSLGLSAVLVVVGLGVAQLSLWLFEGGLQRYLEIGLRTESESLLMALVRGDNGLQLDERRLLPAYQRPFSGHYFRIDAHDGAGAGLHWRSRSLWDLQLPWPDAPGLHSDLTLGPEGQALLTLRADYRRLGEDLSISVARDYTPVRASFQRLQVLGLAIAAAALLLILALQRITVKRSLRPLERVREQIAQLQQGRRSALDTQVPEELAPLVGQINHLLAHTEDSLKRSRRAMGNLGHALKTPLAVLLSLAESPRLADQPQVRATLQEQLQQIQQRLDRELNRARLAGDALPGAPFDCAIEWPNLQASLRSVHGDHLQLRCQHPPGARLPWDREDLLELLGNLLDNACKWADAEVSLTLDETDQGWTVQVDDDGPGIAPARRAQVLGRGVRLDEQMAGHGLGLAIVRDIVDSWHGQLALGDSPLGGLQVRIHLPRTST comes from the coding sequence ATTCGCTCGATCCAGGGGCGCCTGAGCCTGGGGTTGTCGGCGGTGCTGGTGGTGGTCGGGCTGGGCGTGGCGCAACTGAGCCTGTGGCTGTTCGAAGGCGGCCTGCAACGCTACCTGGAGATCGGCCTGCGCACCGAGAGCGAAAGCCTGCTGATGGCCCTGGTGCGCGGCGACAACGGCTTGCAGCTGGACGAGCGGCGCCTGCTGCCGGCCTACCAGCGGCCGTTCTCCGGGCACTACTTCAGAATCGACGCCCACGACGGCGCCGGCGCCGGGCTGCACTGGCGCTCGCGCTCGCTCTGGGACCTGCAGCTGCCCTGGCCCGACGCCCCCGGGCTGCACAGTGACTTGACCCTGGGCCCCGAAGGCCAGGCGCTGCTGACGCTGCGCGCCGACTATCGGCGCCTGGGCGAAGACCTGTCGATCAGCGTGGCCCGCGACTACACGCCGGTACGCGCCAGCTTCCAGCGCCTGCAAGTGCTGGGCCTGGCCATTGCGGCGGCGGCCCTGCTGCTGATCCTGGCGTTGCAACGGATCACCGTGAAGCGCTCGCTGCGCCCCTTGGAGCGCGTCCGCGAGCAGATCGCCCAGCTGCAGCAGGGCCGGCGCAGCGCTCTGGATACCCAGGTACCCGAGGAGCTGGCGCCGCTGGTGGGGCAGATCAACCACCTGCTGGCCCACACCGAAGACAGCCTCAAGCGCTCGCGGCGGGCCATGGGCAATCTGGGGCACGCCTTGAAAACTCCACTGGCGGTCCTGCTCAGCCTGGCCGAAAGCCCGCGGCTGGCCGATCAGCCGCAGGTACGGGCGACGTTGCAGGAACAGTTGCAGCAGATCCAGCAGCGACTGGACCGCGAGCTCAACCGCGCACGGCTGGCCGGCGATGCGCTGCCCGGAGCGCCATTCGATTGCGCCATCGAATGGCCGAATTTGCAGGCCTCGCTGCGCAGCGTGCATGGCGATCATCTGCAACTGCGCTGCCAGCATCCGCCAGGTGCGCGCCTGCCCTGGGACCGCGAAGACCTCCTCGAGCTGCTCGGCAACCTGCTCGACAACGCCTGCAAATGGGCGGATGCCGAGGTCAGCCTGACCCTCGACGAAACCGACCAGGGCTGGACTGTGCAGGTCGACGACGACGGCCCGGGCATTGCCCCGGCACGCCGCGCTCAGGTGCTGGGGCGTGGCGTACGGCTGGACGAGCAGATGGCCGGGCACGGCCTGGGGCTGGCGATCGTGCGCGATATCGTCGACAGCTGGCACGGCCAGCTGGCGCTCGGCGACAGCCCGCTGGGCGGTCTGCAGGTGCGTATTCATCTGCCGCGCACATCCACTTAA
- a CDS encoding PepSY domain-containing protein: MTRTPDAAGRWRQCLLALPLLACCCAAQARDLDQDEALRLRQQGVILSLEHLLQQAMARYPGARLLEAELEEHDQRYVYEVELLTPENRVREIKIDASSGRLITDKEDD, encoded by the coding sequence ATCACCAGGACGCCTGACGCCGCTGGCCGCTGGCGCCAGTGCCTGCTGGCGTTGCCGCTGCTGGCCTGCTGCTGTGCGGCGCAGGCCCGTGACCTGGATCAGGACGAGGCCTTGCGGCTGCGCCAGCAGGGTGTGATCCTGTCCCTCGAACACTTGTTGCAGCAGGCCATGGCACGTTACCCCGGCGCGCGGCTGCTGGAAGCGGAGCTCGAGGAGCACGATCAGCGCTACGTGTACGAGGTTGAACTGCTGACCCCCGAGAACCGGGTCCGGGAAATCAAGATCGACGCCAGCAGCGGGCGCCTGATCACCGATAAGGAAGACGACTGA
- the wrbA gene encoding NAD(P)H:quinone oxidoreductase: MAKVLVLYYSSYGHIETMAAAIAEGARSAGATVDVKRVPETAPEEVAKNAHFKLDQAAPVATVAELEHYDAIILGSPTRFGRVSSQMASFLDQAGGLWARGALNGKVGGAFTSTASQHGGQEVTLFSLITNLMHFGLTIVGLPYSYQGQMSLTEIVGGSPYGATTIAGPDGSRQPSEIDLAGARHQGELIAKTAAKLFG, encoded by the coding sequence ATGGCTAAGGTACTGGTACTGTATTACTCATCCTACGGACACATTGAAACCATGGCAGCGGCCATTGCCGAGGGCGCGCGCAGCGCTGGTGCCACGGTCGACGTCAAGCGGGTGCCGGAAACCGCCCCGGAGGAGGTGGCAAAGAACGCGCATTTCAAGCTCGACCAGGCCGCGCCGGTGGCCACTGTCGCCGAGCTGGAACACTACGACGCCATCATTCTCGGTTCGCCGACCCGCTTCGGCCGAGTCAGCAGCCAGATGGCCAGTTTCCTCGATCAGGCCGGCGGCCTCTGGGCGCGCGGCGCTCTGAACGGCAAGGTTGGCGGCGCCTTTACCTCCACCGCCAGCCAGCACGGTGGCCAGGAAGTGACGCTGTTTTCGTTGATCACCAACCTGATGCATTTCGGCCTGACCATCGTCGGCCTGCCCTATAGCTACCAGGGCCAGATGAGCCTGACCGAGATCGTCGGCGGCTCGCCGTACGGCGCCACCACCATCGCCGGGCCGGACGGCTCGCGCCAGCCAAGCGAGATCGATCTGGCCGGTGCCCGCCATCAGGGCGAGCTCATTGCCAAGACCGCGGCCAAGTTGTTTGGCTAA
- a CDS encoding LysR family transcriptional regulator codes for MELVWLEDFHVLAQSGNFSRAAELRHVSQPAFSRRIRAFESWIGAELFERSAQGATLTEAGKSVLDNASQLTRQLYQMRSEAREIAGKAARTLHFAATHSLSFTFFPAWIRQVEGGAPIEGLSLHSDNMLECEQQLLSAKVQFLICHQHPGVPPRFASQQFESKVIGADVLLALHSAQLAPGDPAPFLAYTEESGLGRIVASHLATHPTGPALETVFSSHLAAVLLSMAEQAKGIAWLPLSLAGGEVQAGRLVRSRVPLADIDTEIRIFRARTPLGRFAEAFWAGLG; via the coding sequence ATGGAACTCGTGTGGCTGGAAGACTTTCACGTGCTGGCGCAGAGCGGAAATTTCTCCCGCGCGGCTGAACTGCGCCACGTCAGCCAGCCGGCTTTCAGCCGCCGTATTCGCGCTTTCGAGAGCTGGATCGGCGCCGAGCTGTTCGAGCGCAGCGCCCAGGGCGCGACCCTCACCGAGGCCGGCAAGAGTGTGCTGGACAACGCATCGCAGTTGACTCGGCAGCTTTACCAGATGCGCAGCGAGGCCCGCGAGATCGCCGGCAAGGCGGCGCGCACGCTGCACTTTGCCGCGACTCACTCTTTGTCATTCACGTTTTTTCCGGCATGGATTCGCCAGGTCGAGGGCGGGGCACCCATCGAGGGGTTGAGCCTGCACTCGGACAATATGCTCGAATGCGAGCAGCAGTTGCTCAGTGCCAAGGTGCAGTTCCTGATCTGCCACCAGCACCCGGGCGTGCCGCCGCGTTTCGCCAGCCAGCAGTTCGAGAGCAAGGTGATTGGCGCGGATGTCCTGCTGGCTTTGCACTCGGCGCAGCTGGCGCCCGGCGATCCGGCGCCGTTCCTGGCCTACACCGAGGAGTCGGGCCTGGGCCGGATCGTCGCTTCGCACCTGGCCACGCACCCGACTGGGCCAGCGCTGGAGACGGTGTTCAGTTCCCATCTGGCAGCGGTGTTGTTGTCCATGGCCGAGCAAGCCAAAGGCATCGCCTGGTTGCCTCTCAGCCTGGCCGGCGGCGAAGTGCAAGCAGGGCGCCTGGTCCGCTCGCGGGTACCGCTGGCGGACATTGACACCGAGATTCGTATCTTCCGCGCCAGGACGCCCTTGGGCCGGTTTGCCGAGGCGTTCTGGGCGGGGCTCGGCTAG
- a CDS encoding PepSY domain-containing protein: protein MKAITTLFAAAALLAASPLALAKDIGPDQALRLRDAGTIQSFEKLNAAALAKHPGATVGDTELEEKYGKYVYQLELHDAQGVKWEVEMDAVTGEVLGNHQDA, encoded by the coding sequence ATGAAAGCCATCACCACCCTCTTCGCCGCCGCCGCTCTGCTGGCCGCCAGCCCCCTCGCCCTGGCCAAGGATATCGGCCCTGACCAGGCACTGCGGCTGCGCGATGCCGGCACCATCCAGTCGTTCGAAAAGCTCAACGCCGCCGCCCTCGCCAAGCATCCGGGGGCGACCGTGGGCGATACCGAGCTGGAAGAGAAATACGGCAAGTACGTCTATCAGCTGGAGTTGCATGACGCCCAAGGCGTCAAGTGGGAAGTGGAAATGGACGCGGTAACGGGTGAAGTGCTTGGCAATCACCAGGACGCCTGA
- the mrdA gene encoding penicillin-binding protein 2, translating to MPQPIPLKDHGKEQGLVNRRLVACAIFVLVLSFTLIGRLYFLQVIEYDYHSTISENNRVHVLPIAPERGFIYDRNGVILADNRPSFNLTLTRERAGDSAQVLDTVTQILGLGEDERRQFDKDLKRVRHPFEPVTLMYELTEEQIAKIAVNQFRLPGLDVEAQFVREYPQGDHFAHSVGFVGRINEKESRQLDSVEYRGTQSVGKTGIERFYEAQLHGHVGYEEVETNAQGRVMRVLNHHDPVAGKNITLSLDIKLQEAAEHALGDRRGAVVCIDPDTGEVLAMVSKPSFDPNLFVTGISFKQYSALRDSIDRPLFNRVLRGLYAPGSTIKPEVAVAGLDSGVITPQSRVFDPGYYELPNYDHKYRNWNRSGDGWVDLNAAIMRSNDTYFYDTAHKLGIDRLHDYLVKFGLGQKVSLDMFEEAPGLMPSQQWKRATRRQAWFPGETLILGIGQGYMQVTPLQLAQATSLIASKGVWHRPHLAQTIGGAAPVDDNPMPNIVLRDTAAWEQVNRGMQAVMHDPRGIARAAALGAQYRIAGKSGTAQVVAIKQGERYNRLKTLERNRDNALFVGFAPAEHPKIVVAVMIENGEAGGRVAGPVVREIMDAWLLDQDGHLKPQYAVPAKPAGDPKV from the coding sequence ATGCCTCAACCGATACCCCTCAAAGACCACGGCAAGGAACAGGGCCTGGTCAATCGCCGTCTGGTGGCCTGCGCCATCTTCGTCCTGGTGCTGAGTTTTACCCTGATCGGCCGCCTGTATTTCCTGCAGGTCATCGAATACGACTATCACTCGACCATTTCCGAGAACAACCGCGTCCATGTGCTGCCGATCGCCCCGGAGCGCGGCTTCATCTATGACCGCAACGGGGTGATCCTGGCCGACAACCGGCCCAGCTTCAACCTGACCCTGACCCGCGAGCGCGCCGGCGATTCGGCCCAGGTGCTGGACACCGTCACGCAGATCCTGGGCCTTGGCGAAGACGAGCGCCGCCAGTTCGACAAGGACTTGAAGCGGGTCCGTCACCCGTTCGAGCCGGTCACCCTGATGTACGAGCTGACCGAGGAGCAGATCGCCAAGATCGCCGTCAACCAGTTCCGCCTGCCGGGGCTGGATGTCGAGGCGCAGTTCGTGCGCGAATATCCCCAGGGCGACCACTTCGCCCACTCGGTCGGTTTCGTCGGGCGGATCAACGAAAAGGAATCGCGCCAGCTCGACTCGGTGGAGTACCGCGGCACCCAGTCGGTGGGCAAGACCGGCATCGAGCGCTTCTACGAAGCCCAGCTGCACGGCCATGTCGGCTATGAAGAGGTCGAGACCAACGCCCAGGGCCGGGTCATGCGCGTGCTCAACCACCACGACCCGGTGGCCGGCAAGAACATCACCCTGAGCCTGGACATCAAACTGCAGGAAGCCGCCGAGCACGCCCTGGGCGACCGGCGAGGGGCGGTGGTGTGCATCGACCCGGACACCGGCGAGGTGCTGGCCATGGTCAGCAAGCCGAGCTTCGACCCCAACCTGTTCGTCACCGGCATCAGCTTCAAGCAATATTCGGCGCTGCGCGATTCCATCGACCGCCCGCTGTTCAACCGCGTCCTGCGCGGGCTGTACGCACCGGGTTCGACCATCAAGCCGGAAGTAGCGGTGGCAGGCCTGGACAGCGGCGTGATCACCCCGCAATCGCGCGTATTCGACCCTGGCTACTACGAGCTGCCCAACTACGATCACAAGTACCGCAACTGGAACCGCAGCGGTGACGGCTGGGTGGACTTGAACGCGGCAATCATGCGTTCCAACGACACCTACTTCTATGACACCGCGCACAAGTTGGGCATCGACCGCCTGCACGACTACCTGGTCAAGTTCGGCCTCGGCCAGAAGGTCTCGCTGGACATGTTCGAGGAAGCGCCGGGCCTGATGCCGTCCCAGCAATGGAAGCGTGCCACCCGCCGCCAGGCCTGGTTCCCGGGCGAGACGCTGATCCTCGGCATCGGCCAGGGCTACATGCAGGTCACGCCGCTGCAGCTGGCCCAGGCCACCTCGCTGATCGCCTCCAAGGGCGTCTGGCATCGTCCGCACCTGGCGCAGACGATTGGCGGCGCCGCGCCGGTGGACGACAACCCGATGCCCAACATCGTGCTGCGCGACACCGCCGCCTGGGAGCAGGTCAACCGCGGCATGCAGGCGGTGATGCATGACCCGCGCGGCATCGCCCGCGCCGCAGCGCTCGGCGCCCAGTACCGCATTGCCGGCAAGAGTGGTACCGCGCAAGTGGTGGCGATCAAGCAGGGCGAGCGCTACAACCGCCTCAAGACCCTGGAGCGCAACCGTGACAACGCCTTGTTCGTCGGTTTCGCCCCGGCGGAACACCCGAAGATCGTGGTGGCGGTGATGATCGAGAACGGTGAGGCCGGCGGCCGGGTCGCCGGCCCCGTGGTGCGCGAGATCATGGATGCCTGGTTGCTGGATCAGGACGGCCACCTGAAGCCGCAATACGCCGTGCCGGCCAAGCCAGCAGGTGATCCGAAGGTCTAG
- the queD gene encoding 6-carboxytetrahydropterin synthase QueD has product MEIFKEFTFESAHRLPHVPAGHKCGRLHGHSFKVALHLTGPVDPHTGWIRDFSEIKAVFKPLYEQLDHNYLNDIPGLENPTSEVLAKWIWAQMKPLLPELSKVRIHETCTSGCEYTGD; this is encoded by the coding sequence GTGGAAATCTTCAAGGAATTTACGTTCGAGTCCGCCCATCGCCTGCCCCATGTGCCCGCCGGGCACAAATGTGGGCGCCTGCACGGCCATTCGTTCAAGGTGGCCCTGCACCTGACCGGCCCCGTGGACCCGCACACCGGGTGGATTCGCGACTTTTCGGAAATCAAGGCGGTGTTCAAGCCGTTGTACGAGCAGCTCGACCACAATTACCTGAATGACATTCCCGGCCTGGAAAACCCCACCAGCGAGGTGCTGGCCAAGTGGATCTGGGCGCAGATGAAACCGCTGCTGCCAGAGCTTTCCAAGGTGCGCATCCACGAGACCTGCACCAGCGGTTGCGAGTATACCGGCGATTGA
- a CDS encoding response regulator transcription factor has protein sequence MRLLLVEDNVALADELLAGLNRQGYAVDWLADGRDAARQGLTEPYDLVVLDLGLPGLPGLEVLGQWRAAGCHVPVLVLTARSAWAERIEGLKAGADDYLSKPFHPEELHLRVQSLLRRARGLANQPQLHGAGLQLDEGRQCVTQAGEEVQLTSAEFRLLRYFMLHPGQILSKGHLAEHLYDGETERDSNVLEVHVNHLRRKLGREVLETRRGQGYIFGGNPGQVSAVVPG, from the coding sequence ATGCGTTTGTTGCTGGTGGAGGACAACGTGGCGCTGGCGGACGAGCTGCTCGCGGGCCTCAATCGTCAGGGCTACGCGGTGGATTGGCTGGCCGACGGGCGCGATGCCGCGCGCCAGGGCCTGACCGAGCCTTACGACCTTGTCGTGCTCGACCTCGGCCTGCCTGGCCTGCCGGGGCTTGAAGTGCTGGGCCAGTGGCGCGCCGCCGGCTGCCACGTGCCGGTGCTGGTGCTCACCGCCCGCAGCGCCTGGGCCGAGCGCATCGAGGGGCTCAAGGCTGGCGCCGACGACTACCTGAGCAAACCCTTTCACCCCGAGGAGTTGCACCTGCGGGTGCAGTCCCTGCTGCGCCGCGCCCGCGGCCTGGCCAACCAGCCGCAGCTGCACGGCGCCGGATTGCAACTCGATGAAGGCCGCCAGTGCGTGACCCAGGCGGGCGAGGAGGTGCAGTTGACCTCGGCGGAGTTTCGTCTGCTGCGCTACTTCATGCTGCACCCGGGGCAGATTCTGTCCAAGGGCCACCTGGCCGAGCACCTCTACGACGGCGAGACTGAACGCGACTCCAACGTGCTCGAAGTGCACGTCAATCATCTGCGCCGCAAACTCGGCCGCGAGGTGCTGGAAACGCGCCGGGGCCAGGGCTACATCTTTGGCGGCAACCCCGGCCAGGTCAGCGCCGTGGTGCCCGGGTGA
- a CDS encoding YkgJ family cysteine cluster protein: MSQAHPCLSCGACCAHFRVSFYWGECVSGGGLVPDERVVQVTPSRVAMLGTESRPSRCISLSGEVGKAVSCSMYAERSSTCREFEAAWEFGQPSESCDKARAAYGLAALEPGWNAGL; this comes from the coding sequence ATGTCCCAAGCCCACCCGTGTCTGAGTTGCGGTGCCTGCTGCGCGCATTTTCGCGTGTCGTTCTATTGGGGCGAATGCGTCTCCGGCGGCGGCCTAGTGCCCGATGAGCGAGTGGTCCAGGTTACCCCCTCGCGGGTGGCGATGCTGGGCACCGAAAGCCGTCCCAGCCGCTGCATCAGCTTGAGCGGTGAAGTGGGCAAGGCGGTCAGTTGCTCGATGTACGCCGAGCGGTCGAGCACCTGCCGCGAATTCGAGGCAGCCTGGGAGTTCGGCCAGCCGAGCGAGAGTTGCGACAAGGCGCGGGCCGCCTATGGGCTGGCAGCGCTGGAGCCGGGGTGGAACGCGGGGCTTTGA
- a CDS encoding mandelate racemase/muconate lactonizing enzyme family protein — protein MRIVDIREKTVSIASPIANAYIDFSKMTCSVVAVITDVIRDGKPVIGYGFNSNGRYGQGALMRDRFLARISEADPESLLDSVHDNLDPFAIWKTLMTNEKPGGHGERSVAVGTLDMAVWDAVAKIEGKPLYRLLADRYRDGVADDKVWVYAAGGYYYPGKDQSKLKAEMQSYLDRGYDVVKMKIGAVPLDEDIRRIEAVLEVVGDGQRLAVDANGRFDLKTGIAYAEAIKPYNLFWYEEVGDPLDYALQAELANHYELPMATGENLFSHQDARNLLRHGGMRPDRDYLQFDCALSYGLVEYLRTLEVMKDLGWSSRRVVPHGGHQMSLNIAAGLHLGGNESYPDVFQPFGGFADGIQVEHGHVGLPDIPGVGFEAKAALYQVMRELGEA, from the coding sequence ATGCGCATCGTCGACATTCGGGAAAAGACGGTTTCCATAGCATCGCCCATCGCCAACGCCTACATCGACTTTTCCAAAATGACCTGCTCGGTGGTCGCGGTGATCACCGACGTGATCCGCGACGGCAAGCCGGTGATCGGCTATGGCTTCAACTCCAATGGCCGCTACGGCCAGGGCGCGCTGATGCGTGATCGCTTTCTCGCGCGCATCAGCGAGGCTGACCCGGAGTCGTTGCTCGACAGCGTTCACGACAACCTCGACCCGTTCGCCATCTGGAAAACCCTGATGACCAACGAAAAGCCCGGCGGCCACGGCGAGCGCTCGGTGGCAGTGGGCACCCTCGACATGGCGGTGTGGGACGCGGTGGCCAAGATCGAAGGCAAGCCGCTGTATCGCCTGCTCGCCGACCGCTATCGCGACGGCGTGGCCGACGACAAGGTCTGGGTCTACGCCGCCGGCGGCTATTACTACCCCGGCAAGGACCAGAGCAAGCTCAAGGCGGAAATGCAGAGCTACCTGGACCGTGGCTATGACGTGGTGAAAATGAAGATTGGCGCCGTGCCGCTCGACGAAGACATCCGCCGCATCGAAGCGGTGCTCGAAGTGGTCGGCGATGGTCAGCGCCTGGCCGTGGACGCCAACGGCCGCTTCGACCTCAAGACTGGCATCGCCTACGCCGAAGCCATCAAACCGTACAACCTGTTCTGGTACGAAGAAGTCGGTGACCCGCTGGACTACGCTCTGCAGGCCGAACTCGCCAACCACTACGAACTGCCGATGGCTACCGGCGAAAACCTGTTCTCGCATCAAGACGCGCGCAACCTGCTGCGCCATGGCGGCATGCGCCCCGACCGCGACTACCTGCAATTCGACTGCGCGCTGTCCTATGGCCTGGTCGAGTACCTGCGCACCCTCGAGGTGATGAAGGACCTCGGTTGGTCGTCGCGCCGGGTGGTGCCGCACGGCGGCCATCAGATGTCGCTGAACATCGCGGCGGGTCTGCATCTTGGCGGCAACGAGTCCTACCCCGACGTGTTCCAGCCGTTTGGCGGCTTTGCCGACGGTATCCAGGTGGAACACGGCCACGTCGGCCTGCCGGATATCCCCGGCGTCGGTTTCGAAGCCAAAGCCGCGCTGTACCAGGTCATGCGCGAACTCGGCGAAGCCTGA